AGCAGTTGGATGTGCCAATACCTGCTACCAGTGACACCTACATCACTCAAGGAGCGTCTGGGTCTCCTCTGGTGGTTGGAGCCAGTGGATGTGAGGGCCTGCTTCCCACACTGGGTGCCTGTGTTCACCATCCTCTTCTCCCTCAGACCGGCCTCCAGAGCTTTACCTTTGGACAACAGTTGAGGGCTTACAGGTTATCATGTGAAACCACCAGATTCTTGTCCTGGCTTCTTTCAACATTATGACAATAGTAGAGATGCAAAACTGATATTTCAGGGAGTTGACAGCTGTGTTTCCAGTGGTTCGTTTAGCTTTCATGTGAtcctttttgtattattttctcatttctgaGGCTGTAATGTGGCCTATGGTAGCTACGTGCAATGGATGGAATTGTCAACAGACAAAACAGAGGCGAATTCAGGCTCTTACTGTTTGCCACTGGTAGAGAGGTCTCTACGTCCGTATTGGTAAGCCACGTCGATTCTGTTTCTCTGGTCCAGCTCTCATGGTACCTCGGCTCGATGATCGCGTCAGCCCGACTCCCTCCACAACCCATCGGGTAAATCATCCACGGCAGGTGCAGCTGACACGGGCTAAACACGGCTCGGTTTGTCTCGTAACAGCCGCAGCATTCTCCCGGGATCTCTACTGCAGCTCCATCCGTGTTTCCGTCTCCATCATCATTCGGAGCGGCTGCTGGTTGATGCTGCTGCCCTCCACAGACAGCagctgatcacacacacacaccggagTTATCTGCGTCATCCCAACTGCATCCAGTCTGACCGCTGATAGGCTGTGAGGGGTATCAACTCCAGCTCGtgtcaccatcatcatcatgcaAATATGCACTTACACCGCCCAAAATCACTCATCTAACACTTTAGTTTGGGTCCCTTTATTTCGCATTTTAAGCACTAGGTTGCAATACAAACATTTAATAGGCCTTGAGATTAGAACATTTACCTTTTGGATTATTAATGTAGGCTACACTGGCTTTTTAGTAATACTTtttcaataattaattaattcatactgtttacaataacaatgaaaaaacataacgtgttttttttttttttaacttgccaGGTTGTGAAAAATCCCTTTGGCAGGTCCAGGCTATTCAGCCATCTCTTTGATGACAATTCAGTTATATATGATGGTTAAATCCATTTATGAAGGGTCAAGAGTTTTCCCCTTTCTAATAAGATACCGTATTCTGttataacatgttttaaagtCATTCAAAATTATGGTTCATTTATTTAGcacttatcaaaataaaacaaaattgtttgTCTGCTGTAATCATGGTGTTAACACAAAAGAAGATAGATTTGGAAAGTTTGAGTTTCAGCAAATAATGAAGAGGTTTTCCTGGTCAATAAAGAGGAGGGAAAAGAAAGTGTAGAGGAGGATAAACTCCAGCTATGAGGATTATTCATCATTTGGTAATCCCAAAGTTTTTCTTATTAAGGATTTGATCCATAATGTATTAACCATTACTATAGCCATTAGTTACAATGTCTAACCCCATTTTAAAGGAAGCTTTATTAGAAAGGGGGTaccaaacacacatataaaaaatttaaaaaaactcttgACCTAGGTCCATAGCCCCAAAAGGCAAACcttaatttcaaaatgaaatcatttcCATGATGAAACCTTATCAATGACATCTTGCTTTTGTACTTCAAGTTCCGTGTGGACTTACTTATGTTTCCCAAATATACTTGGATGGATCAAATCTTTAGCACAACAGAGAACAAATGTTAAATCTTGAGCAAATATTTGGATCTGTTCTGGTAAACTGTTTGCCTCCGATATGTTTTCATTATAAGTCAATTTAAGACTAGGTTTTAAATGGTGCCCAGCACAATTAATGAATTCTATTGTTCTTTTGCCTCATAAGGGACTGATGGGGATTGTGAAGTTGGTTTATAACAGCCTGAGAAGATTTTATCAAccttttttagttaaaaagaacagtggGCAAAAGTCAAGTCACATagagtatttatttttcacatttattttaaatatgtggtGTATTTTTCAGTAATACTGACAGTACAGTATTTGCACATAGAcctttatcattatttttctttaactgcTTGATATGCAGAAATTATATGAGCATACAATCAGCAAACATGTTGATTCTTTATACTGTAAAATGATTTGTCTCAGTATTACAGCTTTAGTGGGGCGAAATGACGGTCCATTTGTAAACAGACATTCCTTACAGGGAGCTAAAAACACATCACTTTCAAAAACTgaacacaataacaataacatattCACTGATTTAGAGgctttaaataaatactatatttaacgtacatttatttttttcacatttccccCACACGTGTACTATTGTTGTTGCTTTGAATAAAGTAGGGcagcaagaaaaaataaacaataaaaatggaaCATTTTATAGGTGGTTTGATGGGGAATGTCAAGCATTTTGATGGGTGCACACTAGGGAGCTATTCACTTTTACAGCATGGTACAAAGAGAAAGTGATAAATAACAAAGAAGATGGGCCATCTTTCAACCAATATATTTAGAACAGAAGTTCAACAGCATATTTAATATGGACCAAGGAATGTACCATGAGcatgagagagggaaaggggatgggaggaaataaatgttattaaaaaacaaaaacaaaaaacccacacacacacagacacacacacaggaaaaacagGGTGGAAATAACTCAAAGCTTGGAGGTGTGAACAAGTCACATCAGAATACAACTGCACAGGGAGGCAGAAGATGATGGCGGCAATGTATCTAGACTTTGAAGTCCAGCAGGTTACAGTCGATCTTGTAATAAACATAGGGGTAGTACTCCTGCTGGCTCAAGTTCAGCCCTGGGATGTCCATAGCGGCCTGTAGGCACAAAAGAGACACAGGaagaattacacacacataattctttttttttaatccatattTCAATACATTATTTCTAATACTACAGTGAGTTCTCATTAGAGTTTAGGTATACAATTGTTCTGTGTAGTTATTTTACTACACACATTACACGGTTTGTCTTAAACATCCAAGGGAGGTGGAAATAGGAGGAGTGAGGAATTGGTGTACGAAAGAAagtgtgtatttaaagaaatgtatttacaagGCTTGTTGAACAGTACTGATGAAAGCATCTAGGAGCTTGCCGGAGCCTCTTTGTTTCTGGCCTATTAGGCAGCGGAAAGCTTCCAAAGCATGGTAAACTACACACTTTGCAATTTGTCATTGTCCAGTTCTGTTGGCttgctatttttattctgttatatgattattatttattttattatcctGTTTGTATTTACTTTACAGATATTCTATGTTGATTAATAGCCTGTAATAAAGAATCATAACAAAAGATAATAAATTCAGTTACAGACTGCCTCCTTAAATCTCCTCcctcaaatgtttttcttttatggaTTGAAAAAGGCACAAGACCCAGTAACTAGATATGTTCCGATAAGAATACCAGTATTGGAAAAGTCTCTAAtgctgcctaaaatgctggtattggTTTCAGAAAGTGCTGAAATTTTTGCACAGATCCGATAGGTAATTTAACCCCGaagaaaatgtacattaaagtagttgatttatgttctttttccgttagGACTCGCAGTCAAAATGTATGATAAAATAAAGTTCTTTAGCGTTCCTTGcttatgtttttcatgtttcacaaagagtttaacaaTAATAGCAATCccatcacatccatacagggatactaatatacagtttttaaaacataatgaaatatatgtcatttttaacacactggtattggattAGCACTTGGTATCGGCAGAAACACATGTAACAGTatcagaaaggaaaaaagggtAACAGAACATCTCTAACAATAACGACTAACAACTTCTATTACTACATGGTGAATGAGCTAGATTTTCAGGCATCATAAAGGAAACTTAATCTTTCAAATTTCAGTtatgtctgtttaaaaaaaaaaagcctcctTTTGCATGCCTAAAACATGGAATAATGCATTGCactgatggcaaaaaaaacaactgaaaatctatatttttttccacaggGGAAACATGTGGTTtgcaagtcaagtcaagtccagttaaaaacaaattatgtttaacaGGCCAGTGGCCCCAGACACAAAGAGTGATTTAGTCCCTCGATCCTGAAGTGACAACCAGTAACTCCACCACCCGGAACAAGGGATGGTGTCATCTTTTTAAGGAacctgttaaaataaaagtcaaagaGCTGGACCTGCCTTCCTTGAATAATTTCACTTGCTACTGTCAGAGAGCGTGCGGAGGAGACTCACATCGATGATCGCAGCACTGCTGTCCAGGTGTTTGTACAGTTCAGAGAGCACCTCTCTCAGCTTCTTCATGTTCTTCTTGTTGGGCTGGAGCAGCATGGCCTGGAAGTTCACCGGCAACCCATATCTATGAAACACAAGGAGGCCGTCAGGCTGTCTTTTGTCTTTCCATGGAGAGGACGAACGGATGGATTACCAAATTATGGAAAGAGTCGTTGACTAATGAGGTTTACTGACGGCGTTTCATGGAAGCAGCTGGATGTTCATTTGCTTACCTCAATACTGACTCGACAAACACGCGCAGGGCTTTTATGTGAATCCAAGCGATGAAGGCCTCGCTGAAATTTACTTTCAGCCATCGTACCAGAGGCCCCTGCGTGGAAAGAAACggcattttaatattttctaataaaagataaaatatctGTCAACTGGCTGGAATGGAGcatttcctttttggatgttttttaatttaattagatGCTCCATGTAAATGACCAGTAGGCATGAGGACAGACTTGTAGTATAaatgaacattgttttttagtcTTTCAGCCATTACATTTAAGACAAGTTGCAGGTCTGTGTATGTTCTTATTAAAccttaaataaagaaataaacacaagcAACTGAATATCTAATTCACCAAACCATAGTGAGCTCTATTAACTTCTTCAGTCTTTACTTAGTCAGAAGTACTGTTTGTAAAGAAAACAGCAGCCGTACAAACTGTTTCTTCTTGTCAGTGGACAAACGTGTCATCTCTTCTTTGTCTGCCTTCATCTCCTCTTCATTGTACTGAAAATCACGCACTGTAAACctaggacacacacataaacacacacacacacacacacacacaaacagatacattAACAAGCACTGAGATCCCTCTGTCGTGGTAATTGGAGAGACTGTCGAGTGCAGACAAAATTGTGTTTATTACAAGCCAGTTCCTGCGTTTACAAATTGGTAGCCTATTTTAACAAtgatgctaaaaataaatagcatTAATGCTATTTGTATGTGTggttcattttccaaaaaaccTCATTCAGGGAAAATTATccgcaaataaaaaaaatgtcaaatggcTAAAACTGAAACACAGCTCAAGAGGAActcttaaaaatataaatgaatttaCTTGTTTTCCCTGGCCTTGTGCTTGAAGTCATCTATAGCCTTTCTGAAGAGAGTGACACTGAACAGGCCACTGTCGTGGTCTTCAAACAGCAGTCTGGAGGAGACGAGATGACACATCAACACAAGAGCTGAATACATTTCAGCACGTTTTCACATCCAAAAGGACCTTCTTGTGACAAACATAAGCACAGTATTACCTTTAGACTTTACACTTTTTACACCAACCCCACTACTTGGTTCAAATTAAATATCATTGTTGATGTTATTCGGTCCATTGGTGGAGCATGTGATGCATGGAAAATGTCTGTGTGAATGGGCAATAAAGTAGTATcttaaaatattgcaaaaagaCATTGTtactaatataaaaaaaataatttttgttgATTTGGCAAAATTTGATTTCACATAATTCCCAAAACACCAAGAGGTGTAAAAGATAGGTTGGAAATCTGTGGTGGTTGACAAACTTCTATACCGCATTATATATCATCATAGTGCTCCCTTTCTACCTCAGACAATAAGTGAAGCCATTTATTATCTCTTTGTCGAGCTACTGACCATTCCTTATCTCTTTTGTGTAGCAGTTTATACTCGTGTAGAGCAGTGTCATATAAAACTGGATGGTGACACAAAGCTTACATGATAGCATTCACCATTTTGGATTCTCCGGTGGCTTCTGTTCCCTTCAGCAACACTGTCAAGATGGTTGGGAATTGGCCAATGATCCCGCTTGAAATTGGTCAGcaaaaataaactcaaacaACCAAATCTGTGGCAGATTTCACCCTGATTTCTTTCGAGCCATATGGTGTCACCAGCTACCTCTTCTTCTTACCAACAAGGGCATGATACCTCACTGGCTTCTTACTTCCGGCCCTAACTACTCAAACGTAAGATGTTTCCCGTTTACAGCTCACAACAGTAGATGGTGCTCCATATTTGTTCTGAAAATACAGGTTGCTAGGTTACCACACCAAAATGAGCCATGTCTGTTCTGCTCATAACCCCCTCAAATCGTCTGGCCTTGTTGGCAAAAGGTCAATTTCTTTCTGCCGGTCAACCACattgtgtttctattttaagttacatttcCAATTCTAATCAGAGTCACAGCCCAACACCTAGACCTTGCTAAAGCAACTCTAGACGACTCTAGGGTCACAAACTGAGAAAGCGAGGCAAATAGTCTGGTAGGAGACGTTTTTGAAGAAAATGATATTGTAGTACAATTCAAATGGACACTAACTACTGTctattaatgaaaaaaataaaaactataggGAAAATAGAACTGTTATATCTGTTAGTACAGTATGTGGCATAGGTCATGACATTCATGAAACATTCAGATACATCACAAAGCAAAACTGTGTTCTTCCTATCATTGAtgcatttgtcaaaaaaaaacgCACACTAAATAATCTTGTTAACCTTACTTTGTGGAGCGTGGCACAACCATTTCTGCAAGGGTTTCATACTCCTTCTGCCAGTCCACATAGCTTGTCCTGGAGATGGTAGAAAGGGCGAGacaacataaatgtattttacatcAATACTGATATTCTCAGACAGGGGAAAAGCTGactttcattatattttaaaattgaatgcATCACAATTTGACCATTTCCATCCATAGCCAAAATGTATTCAGTTATGAGGGTAAAGACACCACATGGGACTGAACTGAAATTCTTTTCCCTTGGTGTCTTCTTAAACAAGTGTAAACTACCCCATGTTACTGACATTAtacctttaaaatgttaaatcaataattttGCAAAATCTATTTCAGTTTCCGGACTGCTTTCATGTAACTGTAATCAGAAGGGAACCTCCATCATATTTACAATAGATACAATGACATTCTCAACAACCTTCTCATCACATGTTGAATATGTAGATACTTATTTAAGTGTACTTGCTTTGGGACAACCACCAGCATGGTAATCAGGTACTCAGAGTCCAGTACAAAGTCTTCTTTCTTCACTATGTCAGCCAAACTCCTGGTCAACAAGCTCCCCCTATAGGATGACACATCAAGTTCAGAGTGTCAGGCAACTTGAATCTTTTTTAGGAAGAcatataaatatgtttattaaGCAATTCTAACTGTGACATGtgaattcattttaatgtcattcTGTTGTATGGGAAAATAGCCAAAGATCAAATACAGATGATTAATACTGTCTAATTAAGCTAAAAAGTGCCACTGTATTTAATGCTTCTGtagtaaaagaaaatacagcaaaCATACAGTCATTAGTATTAGTGTAGGAGACAAATATGTTGTTTCAAGTGTTCAGATTTTGGGTGTTGTTTCTTGTTGTACATTGGGTGTCACTGTGGTATTACCTGGGGCAAGGTTATAAAGGTAAGCTCCAAATTGTTGCCAGCAGGTGTTTGGCCCGGAAAGGGCAAATGGTTTTTGACCTCTAACGCTGTAACACCGAATGCTGTGATGCTGGAGCGCTTTGGCGCCAAACCCTTTGTTCTATTGTTGTCTAATTGTTTATGGCTTTAttgctgaaaacatgaaagaatgTACATTTCATGCTGCacagttaacaaaaaaaacagattgttaTTCTGCAGAGCAACATCGTGTTTTTTCCCCGATTCTTCGAAACGCTACACAgcatgtagtagtagtagtagtatttttaCTCACGCATTCTTCCTCTCCAGGTTTTGCAGGTTTCCCTTTAGGTTGTTGTAGGCTGAAGCTCTGGCCTTCAGGTCATTGTCTATCTGAGCTGCTTGCTAGATAACATAAGAACAGGATGAACACTATAGATAACTTCAGTAAGGATGCTTTCCTGCGCAAAACAGatacagtggatataaaaagGTCTACACACCGCTGTTAAAAtgccaggtttttgtgatgttaaaaaattagacaaagataaatcatttcagaactttttccacttttaacgTGACCTGTAACgtgaacaattcaattgaaaaacaaactgaaatcttcaaggttgaaaaataaaaaaatataaaccttACAATGACCTGTATGCGTAAGTGTGCAAACCCTCTTATAACTGGGGatgtggctgtgttcagaatgaACCAATCACGTTCAAACTCATGTTAAATAGAAGTCATAACACACCTGCCAACATTTAACAGCTGTTCCAGTAGGATTTTCCTGTCATTTTCTTAGTTGGGTCTCAGAGCAAAAGCCATGAACCCCAGAGAGCTTCCAGACCATCAGAGGGATCTCATTGTTGAAGGATATCAATCAGGAGAAGGGTACaaaatttaatataataatagtaaattaTAAATATAGTATGGTAGATTATTAAATATACCATGGAAAACAGTCATCATCAAGTCAACATCAAGTTTTCCAAAAGCATgtgggaaaatgtgttattgtctGATGAAACCAAGGTTGAAATTTTTGGCCATAATTCCAAAAGATATGTTTGGCGCTAAAACAACACTGCACATCACCATACCCACAGTGAAGCGTGGGGGTGGCAGCATCATGATTTGGGGCTGTGTTTCTTCAGCTGGAACCGGGGCCTTAGTCAGGGTGGAGGGAATTATGAACAGTTCCAAATACCAGGCAATTTTGGCACAAACCCTTCTGGCTTCCGTTagaaagctgaagatgaagaggaaagttcacctttcagcatgacaatgacccaaagcacacatccaAATCCCCAAAAAGCATGGCTTCACCAAAAGAAGATTAACGTTTTGGGATGACCCAGCCAGagcccagacctgaatccaactGAACATCTGCGGGGTGATCTTAAGAGGGCTGTGCATAGGAGATGTCCTCGCAACACAGATTTAGAGCAATTTTACAAAGAAGAGTGAGCAAATATTACCACGTCAAGATGTGCCATGCTGATAGACTCCTACCCAAAAAGACTgagtgctgtaaaaaaaaaaaaaaaatcaaaagttgCTACAACAAAGTATTAGTTTAAGGGTGTGCACACGTATGCAACCAGgcttttgcacatttttattatttttttatttttctctctcaaagatttcagtttgtttttcaaatgaattGTTCACGTTAAACGTCACattaaaaggtggaaaaagttctgacatgatttatcaTTGTCTCATTTTTTACATCACGTGAACCTCCCATTTTAACAggggtgtgtagactttttatatccactgtaACACATAATCTTTGATCACAAGAGTGGGCAAAATCCAACTATGTTTACGTGCAATTGTTTATGATGCTGTTTGGGTTACTGGCTATCTGTTCTCTGTAGTTGTTTATTCTGTTTCATAGATAGTAAAGAGGCGGCGAAAGAGGggacgacacgcagcaaagggctgcggGTCAGATTCAAACTGAGGCCGCTGCCAAGGAATCAGCCCACATGGGGCACACTCCCTAGATGGGGcacactctactgggtgagccagaAGTCGCCCCGCAAAGTGACCTTAATGCCTCAATGATATTGAAGAGTTGGCATAATAATCAAACATTACGTCTATAAGTGAGCTGATTTTACCTTGGAGATGATCTCAGAGATATTTTTCAGCGACTGTTTGATTGGATACTTTGCCATGTCCCACTGGAATCTGGTAATATAGGTGACCAGGTCAactgtaaagaaaatgtaaaaaaatcacactggTTGTTCCTTTCTACCACCACCAAGAGAGTGAATATCCGTCACCATTCTGATGATTAAGTTAACAGCCATTACCTCCATTAGCGAGTAGGTTCTCCTGCACTTTGTCTCGGCTGTCCTCCAGGACATCTGCCATATACTGAGCAACCTTCTTCACcacactgaaacaaaacacagggTGAGGAGAAGGGTTGGAGACCACAACATGGGTTCCCAAATAAACACAAGAGAAGCAACAGATAACAACAAGAGGCAGAACTGTACTAAAATGAGACATTGGTTTATCTAAAAGCTGTCTCCTACTGCTCAGAAGATACAGACGGCATTTTCAAACTCTTTcagttaagaaaataaaaacagaagtttACCTTTCCACAAAAGTGTCAAGTTTAGCCAGTTCATCTGACAGACCCACTAAGACATCTAGTGTTCCAACCTGTTAgagacaaacacataaacatattAAGAAAACCCCCTGCTAGACTACTTGTGGAAGGCTTTAGTTGTGGGGAATACTCATGACTGCTGTGTTGGACCTTGAGATCAGGGATGTTGAACTTGTTGTTTTCCGACAGGTTGTTGGTGCGCGTGGTGGCCACCATCAGCTTGTCCCAGGTCTGCTGGCACGTCTTCTCCCCCGGAGCAGAAATCAACCAGAATTCTGTCATGGCTGCTGGTAAGAGGTTTGTCGACTTTGCCTTTGATGCAGGGAAGTTACTGAGGGTGAATAAAAAGAAGGAGTATTGACATAACTCTGTTGTGACCTGTTCCAGGACTGCTGTTCTGTCGCTGACACTAATTGTTTAATTTGGGCCAAAACCAGTCACTTTTATTAGGTTATTTTGTCAATAGACAGTTTCTCCGCTGACTTTCCACAGATATCACAACACAATAATGTTATCTAAGATAACATGGTTtgtaaatgacaataaaatgacATATGGTGTGATAAAGGACTTCCATGTATCACACAGAAGCACTACCTAGACAACTCAACATAATGGGAACATTATATAGCTCGTCAGCGAAGAGAGCCCAGAAACCTTTGGAGGCCACAGAACTGTGACAAGGTCCAAGTTTGCATTTGGAGATGTATTgcagttcttttaaattaacGCCAAATGTAGCATTTCACACATATAGGCTACACATCTTCAGTTGTAAAATTCTTCATATGTAGGCCTATGCTCACCCAAGTGCTGTgcttaaatacaattttgaagtAAGCCTACTTGTACAGTTTTATGCTACGGAATATATACTTCTACTCAACTACATTTCCAAGACAAATATTGCAGTTTTTACTTCACTATACCTTTCTGACATGTGTTGCTAGTTACTTTGGATGTTGAGATTTGAAGCAAAACACATGCTTACCATATAGGCAAATAAAAGTGATGcctttttacacattaaaatacCCAACTGTATTTGAAATAGTTAAATAATCAGCTTCTCCTCAAACCACCACAATATTCAAATGTTACTTACATGATAATGCATCATTGATAATCCAATAATACACAAGGATATCATTCTGCATGAGTACTTTCAATACATTCGCGTTCATTTTGCCGATGCTATTTTGAAACCTTTACTGAAATTATATATTTGAATACTTGACTTTTATTTATAACTGAGTATTTTCACATGCAATTGCTACCTTTGCTAAAGTTGGTAAAGAGTACTTTTCCACAACTGACGTGTAAAGATTCCTCCATGAATCAGAGGTCATAACATAACGCGCTTTGTTCCTGTTTTCTACTTTGCATTGGATTCATCAACTTCCTCAAATCTCCCCTAATTGTGATACGAACACTGCACACGCTGGTTACTGCATCAGTGAACCACAGCAGAGACAGCCAGCTGTCCATGTCTGCTGATTGACGGTCATATGATCGGCGTCTGTGCTGCAGAGGACACGTTAAATACTTATCCTCCTCTTAATTTAACACTATGGACAATACAAGGCTAATTACTGCTGGTGTTTAAGTTTCATTTGGTAATCATTCTCACTTAAAATCACCAATTGTATTAGCAAAACATACATGGTTGCTACATGGTTAAATTCAGTGTTAGCTCGCTGCTGACACGAGCTTGTTTTCATCGCAATCTCACCCTGTCACGATGTCAATTCTTGATGTATTTCCGTACTTACCGGCGTGTTTAATGGCTTCAGTATTTGGTCCACACGGTGAAACTCAGTTAAACAGTCGCAGCTTCCCATACATAGAGCAGATAATAACAGCTTTTCGACTCAAAGGTGCTTCAACACAGCATCTCATAGTCAGCTGATCAGGGGCAGTTGTTGTGCGACTGCGCAAAGCTGCTACGCATAACACCGCCTTCACGTGACGAGTCCTCGTGAGGTTCAGAGTCAGAAAAGTCAGAAATAGtcatgtataaatatataaatgtgtcagtatagttaaatgaataaataaaaaatgtcaatccttaaaaattattttcacttATTTCAGGGGACTTGCACATATTTATTTAGATCAAGGGactgttttcacatttatttatttaaggggACTTTTATTACATAAGTCCAAACTAATTTGTATTTCCCTCTCTATTTCATCTCCCATAGTCAAATGAAAGAAGCAGAGAAACGCAAATTCGCCTCCGGAACAACCATACACAGTTTCTTCCTACAAGCTGTCACTGTCCCTAAGGAAAGCTACTTTTTTAAGCAGTTAAGAAAATAGATTGTAGCCTTCTTAAgctcccctttttttcttttaccatgCAACAAACCTTGCATTTTTGAATAATGTTGtctttaactgtttaactgATCTTATTCTTAGTTTCTTTGTTTGGCTAACAGTTAATTCAGTTAAGTCAACGTCCCTATCTGAAAAATAATAGTTACTAATAGTAAGTACCTACTTTTTGGATGATGACCAAAAGATGTATTTGGCATTTATTTACTGGGATTTGTATTTTTGATACTTATGAGCTGTCTGTCACATAGAGCTACCAATACTACGACAACAGCTCATACGTCTGCCAGCCAC
The genomic region above belongs to Etheostoma cragini isolate CJK2018 chromosome 14, CSU_Ecrag_1.0, whole genome shotgun sequence and contains:
- the si:ch211-215i13.3 gene encoding brain and acute leukemia cytoplasmic protein isoform X2, with translation MIYPMGCGGSRADAIIEPRYHESWTRETESTWLTNTDVETSLPVANSKALEAGLREKRMVNTGTQCGKQALTSTGSNHQRRPRRSLSDQTTRDSKRRASKEAGALSKDGQLVNINSSGDVESGNVCDER
- the atp6v1c1b gene encoding V-type proton ATPase subunit C 1-B, whose amino-acid sequence is MTEFWLISAPGEKTCQQTWDKLMVATTRTNNLSENNKFNIPDLKVGTLDVLVGLSDELAKLDTFVESVVKKVAQYMADVLEDSRDKVQENLLANGVDLVTYITRFQWDMAKYPIKQSLKNISEIISKQAAQIDNDLKARASAYNNLKGNLQNLERKNAGSLLTRSLADIVKKEDFVLDSEYLITMLVVVPKTSYVDWQKEYETLAEMVVPRSTKLLFEDHDSGLFSVTLFRKAIDDFKHKARENKFTVRDFQYNEEEMKADKEEMTRLSTDKKKQFGPLVRWLKVNFSEAFIAWIHIKALRVFVESVLRYGLPVNFQAMLLQPNKKNMKKLREVLSELYKHLDSSAAIIDAAMDIPGLNLSQQEYYPYVYYKIDCNLLDFKV